The Phaenicophaeus curvirostris isolate KB17595 chromosome 6, BPBGC_Pcur_1.0, whole genome shotgun sequence genome segment GGGCAGCTCGGGAGGAGCCGGAGGCGGCTCAGGAGGCCCCATCGGCCCGGCAGCGCCGCAGCACTCACCTCGGACGTGGATATCGGTGTCGGTCATGAGCAGCACGGCCAGGGGGTGAACCTGGGAGGAGTCCCGTACAAAGACGCCTCCGTTGGACTTGACGGCCATGAAGTACGTTAGCCAGCGGCTGTACAGCTTGGACGCCTCCCTGCGCAAGAGAAAAGCTCCGTGTCGGGTCCTGGGGCTGCGAGGGCCACGGCCTGGGGCCACCACCACCCTCCCGTGGTCACGGAGGAAGGTGGATCACCTACCTGTTGATGGTTGACTTGTGGAGCAGAACGGTGCCAGCCTTTGTCCGGTAGGCGTAGCTGTTGGGTTTGAACTTGCCCTGACGGGTCACCTTGCCTTGTCTCACCTGGAACGAGAGGAACATCTCCAGCATCCACACAGCAAAGCTCCTTCCCTTGTGTGCGTGAAGGAAAGGCCACAGTGGTCCTCTTCCAGTCACCAAATGCAAGGGGCAGCAAACAGGAGGAAGATGCCACCTTGATGGCTCCCAGACCAAGCTACAGGAACCCAGCATGGATCTGCACGGGCTGGGGTGGCCcagggacctggggctggttagcctggagaagaggaggctgaggggagacacctcatggctctctgcagctcctggaaaggaggttgtggtgaggtgggtgctgggctcctctcccaagggacaaggGAAGGGACGAGAGGAAACGGCTTCAAGTTGCTcgaggggagggttagattggatatcaggaaatattccttcagGCAAAGGGTTATCGAGCTCTGGCAGAGGCCACCCAGGGCAGCGGGggagaccccatccctggagatgttcaaaaaacatgcagaTGTGGCATTTGGGGACGTGGTTCAGTGGTGGAGTTGAGTGTTGGATTTATGGTTGGATGTGACGATCTTacaggtcttctccaacctaaatgatCCTGTGGTTCCTCATTAGGAGGGACCCTGGGgtggcactggaacagcagagagaaggacAGGAAGATGAGGAGGCTCCAAgaatgatgtgagggctggagaacctcccgtacaaggacaggctgagagagttgggcttgttcagcctggagaagaaaaggctcccaggagaccttctagtgatgaaggggctccaagaaagctgtggaggggctgttcccaaaggcttgtggggataggacaaggggcaatggggacaaactggagaggggcagagttagactggacaggaggaggaatttcttcaccatgagggtggggaggaactggaagaggagaagaggtggctgccccatccctggaggtgttgaaggccacgttggatggggcttggagcccctgatgcagtgggaggtgtccctgcccatggcaggggtgggactggatgatctttaaggtcccttgccacccaaaccattctataattctagaTCTCCTCGGACACACCAGCACCTCTGCCAACTCCCCGTTCCCCCATGATGCCCCAGTGACCAGCAAGGCCAGGAGAGcgagagcagagctgggagccgGTACCTGGATGAGGTTGGGGTAAAGCCCGGCCATAAGGACTCCCTTGACGAGTTCCTCCTCTTCGCTGTACTGGTTACAGACCGAGGAGGGCATGGTACAGTCAGACGGCGACGACACCAGGAAGGCTTCATAGAGGTTCTCCGAGAACTGCTTGACAAGGCCTACAGGGAAAAGACACCCCCAAGGAATGAGTCACTCGCTCCTTCGCCTCCAGGAATGAAACAACCTCCACAAGGCATCAGAGGCTTGACTCCAGCGCGGAGAGCTGTCCTGCCTGTGGCCTCCTCGGCCTTCCCAGAGCCACCTGCCCAGCCCACAAGGTTCCCTCAGCAGCGCTCCAGCCCTTccagggatcacagaatcatagaatcaccaggttggaaaagacccactggatcatggagtccaaccatccccatcaatcactgacccatgtccctcagcacctcggccacccggcccttaaacccctccagggaaggggactcaaccccctccctgggcagcctccaacagggaccaatcaccctttccaggaaatattctttctagatgtccagcctggaggagcttgaggccactgccccttgtcccctgtcccttgggagaagagcccagctccctcctctccacaacctcctctcagggagttgcagagagcaatgaggtctcccctcagcctcctcttctccaggctgaacccccccagctctctcagccgctcctcctaacccttgttctccagccccttcaccaggatggagcagagcagaaggcCCCGGACTCACCGTTGATGAAGCGAAGGCTGGGGCCGTACAGGTAATAGTCCTGCAGGTAGTTATCCCTGGCGCGACTGTCTCTGCGTCTCAGCACCTCTTCCCAGCCGGCCACGGCTCTGACGAAGGCGAGGTGATCGCTCCCGCTCTCCCGGCTCAGAACGGCCTTGGCCTGGGAGGAGGACAGACGCGTCAGCTGAGCGGCAGCCCCTTCTCGCCACCCAACTCCCTCGAGGAGAAGCCGCTCACCTTGTCCACCTCGGCACGGTtttgcaggctgctgctgaaggggTCTCGGGTGAGGCAGGAAACGATGACGAGCAGAGGGTGGAGGCAACGGTAGATGGAGGCCAAGACGATGGCCTTGGCCAACCGAGGGTCTGTGGAGATCTGGGCGAGGCGTTTCCCCAAAGTGGTGAGGGCTTCTCGCTGGTCCAGCACTCCTGGAGTCACAGCATCACACAATTAGGGAGGTTGGAAAATCAGaggatagaatcacagaatcaccaggttggaaaagacccactggatcatcgagtccaaccattcccatcaatctataaaccatgtccctcagtgcctcgacCTTCTCTACCACATGGCAAGATGACAACACCCCAGCTATGAACACAGATCAGGCTAAGAatgttggggttgctcagcctggagaaggctccaaggagaccttctagagaccttccagaacctgaaggggctccaggaaagctggggaggggctgttcccaaaggcttgtggggatgggacgaggggcaatggggacaaactggagaggggcagagttagactggatgTAAGAAGAATTTCATCACTGTAAGAGTGGTgaggagctggaacaggttgcccagagaagctgtggctgccccatccctggaggtgttgaaggccacgttggatggagcttggagcccctgatgcagtgggaggtgtccctgcccatggcaggggtggaactggatgggctttgaggtcccttccaactcaatcgattctatgattctatcacaaCTTCCCTTCTTTCTGTGCTCCCTCTCCGTTTTCTTTAAACCTTGGGAAGTTCCTTCCACTCCCTGAGCAAAGCAGCCCAGGAGACAGAACAGCACCACAACGTGAAGGGTTTGGGAAGTCCCCACCGAGGGACAATCCTGCCCAGTCTGTCCCACAGGATCCTGTGCCAAGTCCCAAACCCCACGTTTACGCAGCAAACGTCTCCATCGCTCCCACCCcaggatgcagcagcagcaactcaCCGATCTCCTGCAGCAAGATCACCGCTTCATCCACAGCTTTGATGTCAGGGCTGTCCAGGGCCTTGGAGAGAAATTCAACTGCCTGAAacgcagaaggaaaagaagaaaaggcgTAAGGGCACATTTCTCACATAGGAGCGTTGGGGAGCCCTCGGGATCCGATTCTTCTGTCCTACAGGCACGTCCTGGGCTCACCGTCTTCTCCGGCATGTGGATCTTAGCCTGAACCACCAGGTTCTCGAGTGGCGTGCGCAGGATCTCGGGAACCTGATAAGTCGGCATCTTGTCCAGACGGCTGCGAGGGAAGAGGTGATAGGCAAAGCCCGACTGACAGCGGCCAGCACGCCCTCGCCTCTGCACCACGTTGGACTTGGACACCCACACCGTTTCCAGGCAGGAGACCTGGGAAAAGacggatcacagaatcaccaggttggaaaggacccaccagatcatggagtccaaccatccccatcaatcactgacccgtgtccctcagcacctcggccacccggcccttaaacccctccagggaaggggactcaaccccctccctgggcagcctctgccactgcccaatcaccctttctgtgaagtatcttctcctgctgtccagcctgagcctcccctggtggagcttgaggccattccctctcgtcctgtcccctgtcccttgggagaagagcccagctccgtcctctccacaacctcctctcagggagttgcagagagcgatgaggtctcccctcagcctcctcttctccaggctgaacccctccagctctctcagccgccccTCCTAAcccttgttccccagcccctccccagctccgttgctcttctctgcactcgctccagagcctcaacatccttctggtggggagggcccagcactgaccccaggattcgaggagcggcctccccagggccgaggccagagggagaagaacctccctggccctgctggccacgccggctctgctccaagccaagatgcccttggccttcttggccccctgggcccctgctggctcctgtccaaccaacccccccaggtccttctcctccaggccctttccagccagccttctcctaggctggagctgcccagggttcttgtgccccaagttccTGGTGGAACCTCagcccgttggtctcagcccgtggatccagcctgttcaggtccctttggagcctcccgaccctccagcagatccagctcccacccagctcagtgtcacccccaaacttgctcagggggCCCTCGAGGCCTCCATCCAGGTTGTTGATGAAGaccctgagcagggctggacccagccctgagccctggggacaccacttgtcactggcctccagctggagggaACTCCATCTCCCCTCACTCTCTGGGCCCCCATCCAACCAGTCTTTCCCCCAGGAGAGTGTTcacctggccaggccagaggtgacagtttccgaagcagaatcctgtgagaaactgtctcaaaggctttactgaagtccaggaatgAGCGTTCTCTGTCCTCTTTAAACGCAGCCTCTTCCACCCAGTCCACAGACCTCGAAAAGTCCTCATGATAGAGCAACCATCCTGCCAAAGGGCAGGAAAAGCCTTTCCCTCTTGCTGCATCCTCTAACGCTGTGAAGACCTGAGCAGCTTGGCATGAGGATGAGACCCTGATGCCATCTGCTGGCCACCAGCCCTGGTTCCACACAGCTCCTCACCCTTTCCTGCTAGGAGGTGCCAGCAGAGCATGGAACCCACCTCGACGTCAGGCGTGCCGCGTGCCAGCacgggggctgcaggggctgcccCGGGGGAGGAGTTGGATTAAAAGTGGGTTAGAAACAAGGGCTGGTTTGAAACTAGAAGCGGGTCAGTGCCAATCGCCTCCCAGCCCTACGGAATGTTCAACCACGGGGAAAAAGAGGCAGCAGCGTAGAGCCAGAATCTCTTCTTCCAAGAGTAACAGCAGCACAGTTGCCCTCGTGTTGTTATgaaatcatagaagagtttggggtggaagggaccttaaagatcatccagttccacccctgccatgggcagggacacctcccactggatcaggggctccaagctccatccaacgtggccttcaacccctccagagatggggcagccacagcttctcctgttccagttcctccccaccctcatggtgaagaaattcctcctcctgtccagtctcactctgcccctctccagtttgtccccattgcccctcgtcccatccccacaagccttggggaacagcccctccccagctttcctggagccccttcaggttctggaagctgctctaaggtctccttggagccttctcttctccaggctgaacaagcccaactctcccagcgTGTCCTGTGGAGCCCAGCAGTTctgggggcagctgagggacctggggctgttcagcctggagaagaggaggctgaggggaggcctcatcgctctctgcagctcctggaaaggaggctgtggtgaggtgggtgctgggctcttctcccaagaagcaagggacaggatgagagggaatggtctcaagttgtgccaggggaggttgagattgGATAGTGGGAAAAATTCCTTTCCTGAAAGAGtggagagtggtgaagccctggcagaagctgcccaggggagcggtggagtctccatccttgaaggGGACCAAAAAGCACGTGGCTGTGGCAgctggggacatgatttagtagtcacagtggggttgggctgagagttggactggatgagcttggaggtcttttccaacctcaatgattccatgattctcaaATTCTAAGTCAACAGGGTCCCTGGGAGGGAGCTTGGTGAAGGCAACCACCCTCTGAATGAGTCAAACGCTGTCCCCAAACAGGGACACGATGCCAGTGGCCCAAGGGCCAAACGGGGAGCGGCTCTACCCTCCCACTGATGGCATCTCACACGCGGCTCCAAAACCGTCCCTTCCAGCCCATCCCAAATCTACTCAGATGCAAGAAGGCATCGGTACCTTGGTCTTTAGATCGTAGCGCTCCTCCTTGTGGGTCCCACTGTCCACCACGTGGACGATGTCGTTGATGGTGATGGAGGTCTCGGCGATGTTGGTGGCCAAGACGATCTTCCTGACGCCAGGTGGAGGGCGCTGGAAGATGTTCTGCTGGTCCATCATGGGGATGTTGGAGTGCACTGGGAAACCAAACCAGAATCAGTCCTACCCTGCAGTACAAGGCCGAGGCGGGCAGAGCCCCTCAGCCCTCTTGGTACCATCACCTCACGCTTGAGAAACGGGGAGCGGGGATGGAGACCCCGCTTCAAACACCGATGGGCACTGTCAGCAGAGCCCAAGAACATCATCTGGGAAGGCCTCGTTTCATTTGCTTCAACCAATGGCtcaacagcagcaggagctccGATCACCTCTTGTCCCACAGAGGCTAACGGCACCTCCAGAACATCTCCAGACCCTCAGAAGAAGACAAACTCCCTCCCACAGAGCAGTTTGGCCGCTCCTCCCTTTCCAAAAGGCCTGTGGGGCAGGAGAACGTGGTATCCTCATCGTTATCTGGTTTCATTTTGTCTGAAGGGGTTATCAGCAAGCGCCTGCGATGCTTTGATATCCCATCTTCGCCCTGTTACAGATCAGCGATGCAGAGGAACCACCAGCAACCGCTCGGAGCAGCGGGGGAGCACGAGAACATGTGCTTTTCACAAAAGAACACCTGCAGTTATCAGCGATTGAGCAGCTCAAAATTATGCTCCTGGCTGGCATTTGAAAAGGGCCATTAAAAACACAAATCAAACAACCCCCAACCAGGAAAAATCTCACAgcttggcaaaaaaaaccctggctTTTGTTAGAAATTCCCTTTCTGGGATAGAGAACGTTAAAGTCACAATCAAAGCTGAGCTACGGAGTCCACCtccacccccaaaaccagctcttGAGGCCGGTTTCACGCAGGCTCAGCAGGAAACTGCAGCAACGCAGCACGGAGCGGGTCTCTCCTCGCTCAACTCTGAATTCCTGGAGGCGAACAGGAAGCCAAGAGGGTCCTTTGATGCCATCCAGGTTTAGTGGCCTCTGCCAGGGGCTATCTGTGTTTAACACGCACAACTGGGCCGCATATCAGAGCACAGGAGCTTTCTCGGTGTCAGAGCGAAGGGTTCGCGGACTCAACTGGCTTATTTGTTCTCCGGAATCCTGGGGAGAAGAGATTCAGCGCTGCTGTCTCACCTGGAAGGACGAGGTACCGGCTGTTCTGAGatcccagcatctccagcaggCGCTGCTGCACCCCTTTGATCTCCTGCCAACCAGGGAGGAAGCAGAGGATCCCACCTGAAAGAGAGCAAGAATTAGGAACGAGCGACCTCGAAATGCGAGCGCCTTTCCCCAGCTGGAGGCACAGAAGCTGCTGCCGCACGGGAGGGAtgcttggaactggcctccagctggaggcaaCTCCATCTCCccccactctctgggccctccacaCAACCtcttttccacccaggagatcGTTCCCCTGGCCAGGCccgaggtgacagtttctgaagcggAATGCTGGGAGAAGCTGTCCCCCCAAGAGCAGAACCTACCTGGTTCTCCGTGGGCATCAATCTGGAGGACGAGGTCGGTGATCAGATCAAGATCGAGGACACATTCATCATCGGATTGCTGGATATAAGAGAGACACACGGGTAGATAAATGAGCGGGAAGGCACAGAGCTTCCAGGAGCATCTTCTGGAGAGAAGAAACACCTACACTTGGACAGCCCCCCCAGGACTAGGAGCCAGGAACCTCAGGAGCCCGCGTTTGGCTCCATCTGGAGCCTCCTCTGCTGTGCAGCGAGAAGATAGagctcctttcctctcctccagcctcGGCAGCAGAGATTTCGTACCTCTACGAAACGACACAAAAACTAACACGACAATTTTGGGGACAAAACTGCACCAAACATCCCTGGGACTTGAAATCCTCAGTAATCTGGAAGGTCCCCGCTGGGCCAGCTTAAAGAGCACAGGTCACAATCCCAACCACGACAGAAACACGAAGCTTGACCTGAAGGCCTCAAGACAACGTTGAGAGGTGGGAGAGGTGGCCGAGTCGCTCAGTTGGAGGGAGAGAAGCTGGGATAACAGGTTGACAGCTTCTAGTCCAGTGAGCTGGAGGAGGAAACATCTAGAGGACTTGGCCAACCTCAACGACTCTGTGACTCCATGACTCACAACTGAAGTAAGATGAGCCAGAGCAAAGAGGACACAACTGGAGGGCGTTTTGCAGAGGAACAGTAAAAACAGTTGGAAAGAGGGAAGtgagggatgcaggatggggagcAGTGAGGTAGCTAAGTGGTGCCgtacaccaccaccaccccaggcCAGAACCAGCTGGCACAGAGCATGGAGAAATTAAAGGACAGAAGCAacttggaaccagatctggagTCACACTTATGCCACAggggaaggacgggatgtcatccagagagacctggccaggctggagcagtggggctgggagaacctcaggaggttcaaccaggccaaggGAAGGTCCTACCCCTGGGTCGGGGCAACCCCCGGGGTCAATCCAGGCTGGGGGAGgatgggctggagagcagccctgaggagaaggactcagGGCCCTGGTGGGGAGAAGCTCCATGTGAGCTCAACATGAAacccccgtgtcctgggctgcatccagagcagcgtgggcagcagggagggaggggattgtcccctctgctcctctcggggagacctcagctggagggttggggccagggctggaatcctcagcaggagaaggagatggagctgttggaacggggccagaggaggctccaaggatgatgcgagggctggagaacctcccgtacgaggacaggctgagagagttgggatgttcagcctggagaagagaaggctccaaggagaacttCTAGAGATCTTCTGgagaccttccagaacctgaaggggctccaggaaagctggggaggggctgttcccaaaggcttgtggggatggaacgaggggcaatggggacaaactggagaggggcagagttagactggacaggaggaggaatttcttccccatgagggtggggaggggctggaacaggttgcccagagaagctgtggctgccccatccctggaggtgttgaaggccacgttggatggagcttggagaccctgatccagcgggaggtgtccctgcccatggcagggtcggctttaagatcccttccaacccaacctattctACGATTGTATAATTTAATGGGAATACTCTGGGTTCTAAGCTGATTTCCCCTCTCAGAGGTGACTCGGTAGAGGTGACAGCCAAGCACACACTGTCCAAACGCCACATTTAAGCAGGACGAGCTCCAGGCCCAAACCCTCCTTGGTTGATTGGCCAGAAGTCGGTGCCTCAGCCAAAGGAAAGAGCTTAAACCCCCACTGCAAACTCACCTTGATCTCGTAGTGCCGGTGTCGGTGCCGGCCCAGCTTGGCCAGGATCTCCTCCAGGTAATATTCCTTCACGGGATACATGAAGCCCGGCACCTTGACCACGGGGCAATCCCCAAAGTAGTGCGAGAAGCGCTGATTGTCTCCCGTGGCGCTCATCAAAACGAGGCGCAGGTCAGGGTTCAGCTTCTGGATGCCTTTCAGCAAGATAAGCAGGAAATCGGTGTTGACGTCTCGCTCGTGGACCTCGTCGACCACCACGTGGCTGACGCCCTCCAGGCTGGGGTTGCCCTGCAGCTTCCGCAGGAGGATGCCCACGGTGCAGAAGAGCAGGGCTCCTCCCCGAGCGGGCGGCTTGCTCTCCAGCCGCACTTGGTAGCCCACGTTCTTCCTCATGTTGGGCCCCAACTCTTGGGCCACGCGCTGGGCGACCGAGATGGCGCTGATCCTCCGGGGCTGGGTGATCACCACGTTGCAGCGGGCGCCGCGGCCCTCCAGGATGTAGTGTTCCAGCAGGAGCTGCGGGATCCGCGTGGTCTTCCCACAGCCCGTGTCTCCCGCTATCACCACCACCGGGTTCTGCTCGATGGCCGAGAGGATGGTGTCCTTGTGAGGATCTACGGGCAGCGGGTGGCTCTCCTGCCACGAGGAGCCTCTCCTCTTCCAGAGGGCCAGGAGGTTCTGGCTAAGGCGAACTTCCTCGGCTTCCAGCATGGGTATATAGGTCTTTCCGGTGATGGCATCGCTTATGGCACCAGATTCCTTGCTCAGGTTCATCATGTCGTCAGCGATGCGGGGCCGGGATTCCCTGATGTCCACTGGGTACTGGGAGAGACAAAATCAGCAGGGAGAAAAGGTTAGTCGCAGTCCTCAGAAGGACGGAAACAAGCACCAGACGCAGAGCTTCCCCAAAGCCTCTTTGGATTTTAGGTAACGCAGCCACTTGAGCTGAGGTTATTTCAAGTGAGAATGAAGGTGGGCAGCTCCCTGAATGTTCCTCATTGCACCCTCTGGTTTAGAAGAGGAACTGGCGGCCGCAAACCAGTAACCGAAGCTCTCCAACCCAACCCTCTCCAACCCAACCCtctccaacccaacccattccaacccaacccattccatggttctatcaAAGTCAGCAGAAACCACTCAGGCCATGAATTCCTTCAACATTTTGACATGAGGCCCTCAACCCAGGCACAGCTCCTGAAGTTCAACGGCGTCATCCCAAGGTGGATCTCAGAGAGCCGAGCAAGCCTTACGTGATTCAGATAGTTCTCGATCTTGCGCAGGGTTGCTTCGGGAACTTTGATGTGACAGGGCTTCCTCTGGTTCTCGCCAAGTTCCCGGAGCGAAGTCATGTTGTACATCGCGTGGCTGAGGGGGTTGTTGTTCTTGTCCACCAAGCCAAGGCTCTGCAGAAGAAGAGGCGAACAACGCTCTCAGATACCAGGACTACTGCACATCACAAGCTGGTAGACATGAGAACATGAGTTCTACACGTTTGCACATACGAATGTTCCCAACCCATCACCTCCAGCTTTGGCCACGGCAAGGAACAAGGCCCGACCCCGTCTCCGCTCTGGGGAAGCGGATGCATCAGAGCCTGCTGCTACCTGTCCCCACCACAAGGCTCACGAGGTGGTCCTGAACAGACCCGTTGAAGAAAGAGAAGCCACAATTACACCTGACGAAGCCCTCCTGCCTCTCTTCTAGTTCTACGCCGTTTCTTGGACAGGATTCCACTCTGCCGGCACTGAAGTCTGCAGGGAAACCGTCGCAGCAACATCTCTCGGCTCAGCACCCTCATCCACtcggaggtgtccctgcccttggcagggggttggaactggatgagctttaaggt includes the following:
- the DHX30 gene encoding ATP-dependent RNA helicase DHX30, producing the protein MEMFSLNSLKDSRDLLKEFPQPKNLLNSVIGRALGISHARDKLVYIHTNGPRKKKVTLHIKWPKNVEVEGYGTKKIDAERQAAAAACQLFKGWGLLGPRNELFDAAKYRLLADQLGCPDERWCSEGKWRSKSGPSLADLSTCWRRMEPDDSIQPMEQGRMPKAMRREELEEGELEEGELEEGELEEEAIDVSDYLPMAHQDARTPGRDASRGGSSIEMTDDNTAIRALTQFPLPKNLLAQVIQIATSSSTVKEYMQFRTVGTKTKICKLTLRWPCPMTFAAKGRRKVEAENKAAALACQKLKSLGLVDKNNNPLSHAMYNMTSLRELGENQRKPCHIKVPEATLRKIENYLNHYPVDIRESRPRIADDMMNLSKESGAISDAITGKTYIPMLEAEEVRLSQNLLALWKRRGSSWQESHPLPVDPHKDTILSAIEQNPVVVIAGDTGCGKTTRIPQLLLEHYILEGRGARCNVVITQPRRISAISVAQRVAQELGPNMRKNVGYQVRLESKPPARGGALLFCTVGILLRKLQGNPSLEGVSHVVVDEVHERDVNTDFLLILLKGIQKLNPDLRLVLMSATGDNQRFSHYFGDCPVVKVPGFMYPVKEYYLEEILAKLGRHRHRHYEIKQSDDECVLDLDLITDLVLQIDAHGEPGGILCFLPGWQEIKGVQQRLLEMLGSQNSRYLVLPVHSNIPMMDQQNIFQRPPPGVRKIVLATNIAETSITINDIVHVVDSGTHKEERYDLKTKVSCLETVWVSKSNVVQRRGRAGRCQSGFAYHLFPRSRLDKMPTYQVPEILRTPLENLVVQAKIHMPEKTAVEFLSKALDSPDIKAVDEAVILLQEIGVLDQREALTTLGKRLAQISTDPRLAKAIVLASIYRCLHPLLVIVSCLTRDPFSSSLQNRAEVDKAKAVLSRESGSDHLAFVRAVAGWEEVLRRRDSRARDNYLQDYYLYGPSLRFINGLVKQFSENLYEAFLVSSPSDCTMPSSVCNQYSEEEELVKGVLMAGLYPNLIQVRQGKVTRQGKFKPNSYAYRTKAGTVLLHKSTINREASKLYSRWLTYFMAVKSNGGVFVRDSSQVHPLAVLLMTDTDIHVRDDGWRATVSLTDSDLLVLEGDSYTIRLLRDFRVSLSKMVETCLCYEMAAIPGDLHHQHSQLLDILVDLLKGPPGSFGA